A genomic region of Macaca thibetana thibetana isolate TM-01 chromosome 14, ASM2454274v1, whole genome shotgun sequence contains the following coding sequences:
- the GDPD5 gene encoding glycerophosphodiester phosphodiesterase domain-containing protein 5 isoform X3, with amino-acid sequence MGYWSDWPVPILVTTAAAFAYIAGLLVLALCHIAVGQQMNLHWLHKIGLVVILASTVVAMSAVAQLWEDEWEVLLISLQGTAPFLHVGALAAVTVLSWIVAGQFARAERTSSQVTILCTFFTVVFALYLAPLTISSPCIMEKKDLGPKPALIGHRGAPMLAPEHTLMSFRKALEQKLYGLQADITISLDGVPFLMHDATLRRTTNVEEEFPELARRPASMLNWTTLQRLNAGQWFLKTDPFWTASSLSPSDHREAQNQSICSLAELLELAKGNATLLLNLRDPPREHPYRNSFLNVTLEAVLHSGFPQHQVMWLPSRQRPLVRKVAPGFQQTSGSKEAVTSLRRGHIQRLNLRYTQVSRQELRDYASWNLSVNLYTVNAPWLFSLLWCAGVPSVTSDNSHTLSQVPSPLWIMPPDEYCLMWVTADLVSFTLIVGIFVLQNYHLIRWRLGGIRSYNPEQIMLSAAVRRTSRDVSIMKEKLIFSEISDGVEVSDVLSVCSDNSYDTYANSTATPVGPRGGGSRAKTLTERSGR; translated from the exons ATCGGGCTGGTAGTCATCCTGGCGTCCACAGTGGTGGCCATGTCGGCCGTGGCCCAGCTGTGGGAGGACGAGTGGGAGGTGCTGCTGATCTCCCTGCAG GGCACAGCGCCATTCCTGCATGTGGGGGCCCTGGCAGCAGTCACCGTGCTCTCCTGGATTGTGGCAGGACAGTTTGCCCGCGCAGAGCGGACCT CCTCCCAGGTGACCATTCTCTGTACCTTCTTCACCGTGGTGTTTGCCCTCTACCTGGCCCCTCTCACCATCTCTTCTCCCTGCATCATGGAGAAGAAGGACCTTGGCCCCAAGCCCGCCCTCATTGGCCACCGTGGGGCCCCCATG CTGGCTCCAGAGCACACGCTCATGTCCTTCCGGAAGGCCCTCGAGCAGAAGTTGTATGGGCTCCAGGCTGACATTACCATCAG CCTGGACGGCGTGCCCTTCCTCATGCACGACGCCACCCTGCGGCGCACCACCAACGTGGAGGAGGAGTTCCCAGAGCTGGCCCGCAGGCCTGCCTCCATGCTCAACTGGACCACCCTGCAGAGACTCAATGCTGGCCAGTGGTTCCTGAAG ACTGACCCCTTCTGGACAGCCAGCTCCCTGTCACCCTCCGATCACAGAGAGGCCCAGAACCAGTCCATCTGCAGCCTGGCAGAGCTCCTGGAGCTGGCCAAGGGCAATGCCACACTGCTGCTCAACCTGCGTGACCCACCCCGGGAGCACCCGTACCGCAACAGTTTCCTCAACGTGACTCTGGAGGCCGTGCTGCACTCTGGCTTCCCCCAGCACCAG GTCATGTGGCTGCCTAGCAGGCAGAGGCCCCTGGTGCGGAAGGTGGCTCCCGGCTTCCAGCAGACATCGGGCTCCAAGGAGGCGGTCACCAGCCTGCGGAGAGGCCACATCCAACGGCTGAACTTGCGCTACACTCAGGTGTCCCGCCAGGAGCTCAG GGACTACGCGTCCTGGAACCTGAGTGTGAACCTCTACACAGTCAATGCACCGTGGCTCTTCTCCCTGCTGTGGTGTGCGGGGGTCCCATCCGTCACCTCTGACAACTCCCACACCCTGTCCCAGGTGCCTTCCCCCCTCTGGATCATG CCCCCGGACGAGTACTGTCTCATGTGGGTCACTGCCGACCTGGTCTCCTTCACCCTCATCGTGGGCATCTTCGTGCTCCAAAA CTATCACTTGATCAG GTGGCGCCTGGGTGGCATACGAAGCTACAACCCTGAGCAGATCATGCTGAGCGCTGCAGTGCGCCGGACCAGCCGGGACGTCAGCATCATGAAGGAGAAGCTCATTTTCTCAG AAATCAGCGATGGTGTAGAGGTCTCCGATGTGCTCTCCGTATGTTCAGACAACAGTTATGACACATATGCCAACAGCACCGCCACCCCTGTGGGCCCCCGAGGGGGTGGCAGCCGCGCCAAGACCCTCACAGAGCGGAGTGGGCGTTAG
- the KLHL35 gene encoding kelch-like protein 35 — MRQGPGPEESEPGCEAPCAGRCHAQRVLQTLNTYRRSGTLTDVVLRAGGRDFPCHRAALSAASAYFHNLFAAGRPERGPAVVPVAAEAPGTSPAGAAAALAVVLDYVYGAGVRLREEDEAAAVLALAERLGVAGLREACVRFLEGSLRAANSLALRRVAVAFSLAPLAERCGRVLRQAFAEVARHADFLELAPDEVAALLADPALGVAREEAVFEAAMRWVRHDAPARRGQLRRLLEHVRLPLLSPAYFLEKVEADELLQACGECRPLLLEARACFILGREAGALRTRPRRFMDLAEVIVVIGGCDRKGLLKLPFADAYHPESQRWTPLPSLPGYTRSEFAACALRNDVYVSGGHINSHDVWMFSSHLHTWIKVASLHKGRWRHKMAVVQGQLFAVGGFDGLRRLHSVERYDPFSNTWAAAAPLPEAVSSAAVASCAGQLFVIGGARQGGVNTDKVQCFDPKEDQWSLRSPAPFSQRCLEAISFEDTIYVMGGLMSKIFTYDPGTDVWGEAAVLPSPVESCGVTVCDGKVHILGGRDDHGESTDKVFTFDPSSGQVEAQPSLQRCTSSHGCVTIIQSLGR; from the exons ATGCGGCAAGGCCCTGGGCCGGAGGAGTCGGAGCCGGGCTGCGAGGCGCCGTGCGCGGGCCGGTGCCACGCGCAGCGCGTGCTGCAGACCCTGAACACGTACCGGCGGAGCGGTACCCTCACCGACGTGGTGCTGCGCGCCGGCGGCCGCGACTTTCCATGCCACCGCGCGGCGCTCAGCGCGGCCAGCGCCTACTTCCACAACTTGTTCGCGGCCGGGCGGCCCGAGCGCGGCCCGGCAGTGGTGCCGGTGGCTGCCGAGGCGCCAGGCACAAGCCCGgccggggcggcggcggcgctggCCGTGGTGCTCGACTACGTGTACGGAGCGGGCGTGCGGCTGCGCGAGGAGGACGAGGCGGCGGCAGTGCTAGCGCTGGCGGAGCGGCTGGGCGTGGCGGGCCTGCGTGAGGCCTGCGTGCGCTTCCTCGAGGGCAGCCTGCGCGCCGCCAACAGCCTAGCGCTGCGCCGCGTGGCCGTCGCCTTCTCGCTGGCTCCGCTGGCCGAGCGCTGCGGCCGCGTCCTGCGCCAGGCCTTCGCCGAGGTGGCGCGCCACGCCGACTTCCTGGAGCTGGCGCCCGACGAGGTGGCGGCGCTGCTGGCGGACCCTGCGCTGGGCGTGGCGCGCGAGGAGGCCGTGTTTGAGGCGGCCATGCGCTGGGTGCGCCACGACGCGCCGGCCCGCCGCGGGCAGCTGCGACGCCTGCTGGAGCACGTGCGCCTGCCGCTACTGTCGCCCGCCTACTTCCTGGAGAAGGTGGAGGCGGACGAGCTGCTGCAGGCCTGCGGCGAGTGCCGCCCGCTGCTGCTGGAGGCCCGCGCCTGCTTCATCCTGGGCCGCGAGGCCGGTGCGCTGAGGACCCGGCCGCGGAG ATTCATGGACCTAGCTGAAGTGATCGTAGTCATCGGCGGTTGCGACCGCAAAGGTCTCCTGAAGCTGCCCTTCGCCGATGCCTACCACCCAGAGAGCCAGCGGTGGACCCCACTGCCCAGCCTGCCCGGCTACACTCGCTCAGAATTCGCCGCCTGTGCTCTCCGCAATGACGTCTACGTCTCCG GAGGCCACATCAACAGTCATGATGTGTGGATGTTTAGCTCCCATCTGCACACCTGGATCAAGGTAGCCTCTCTGCACAAGGGCAGGTGGAGGCACAAGATGGCAGTTGTGCAGGGGCAG CTGTTCGCAGTGGGTGGTTTCGACGGCCTGAGGCGCTTGCACAGCGTGGAGCGCTATGACCCCTTCTCCAACACCTGGGCGGCCGCCGCGCCCCTCCCGGAGGCCGTGAGCTCAGCGGCGGTGGCATCCTGCGCGGGCCAGCTCTTCGTGATCGGGGGCGCCAGGCAGGGCGGTGTCAACACGGACAAG GTGCAGTGCTTTGACCCCAAGGAGGACCAGTGGAGCCTGCGGTCACCAGCACCCTTCTCACAGCGGTGTCTCGAGGCCATCTCCTTTGAGGACACCATCTATGTCATGGGGGGTCTCATGAGCAAAATCTTCACCTATGATCCAGGCACAGATGTGTGGGGGGAGGCAGCTGTCCTCCCCAGTCCTGTG GAAAGCTGTGGAGTCACTGTGTGTGACGGGAAGGTCCACATCCTTGGTGGGCGGGATGATCACGGAGAAAGCACCGATAAGGTCTTCACCTTTGACCCCAGCAGTGGGCAGGTGGAGGCCCAGCCATCCCTGCAGCGCTGCACCAGCTCCCACGGCTGTGTCACCATCATCCAGAGCTTGGGCAGGTGA